The Ipomoea triloba cultivar NCNSP0323 chromosome 14, ASM357664v1 region tatgaaaaattagattaaaaataaattcagccAAGCCTCGTTAACTAAACAAAACACATAAAATTGGACGGAGGGAGTACTTGTTTACTAGATGTACAAGCAACAACTTTGAAAATTTAGAATTACTCataagataaattaaaatatctaatgtatcaaagaattaaaaaagaaaacaagcgACTCAAACGATAAGGCTAACATTCTTACGTGGCGAAACTAAAAAACTGGCAGGCTTTCTCTGCCGGTTCACCAAACTCACCTTTCTGGTACAAGTACTTTAGGTGCAGTGTCTTTGTCTCTGCATGTCGGAAGAGATAAAACTAatattttcagaaaaatgaGAAGTTAGAACACCGGCAGAACAGATTATAAGATTACCGTTCTCTGGTTTCACTGATCGAGACTGCGCCATGGCCACTACAAACGTGTATATAGTGTAAGTTTCCTGAATATTCGAGGTTCCGATCATTCTATAACCCACGGCCATGGATTTAATCTTTCTGAAATTGGGTTTTGATTCAGGTTTTACTCCCTGTACGGGCATGTGGAGACCATGGCGAGAGAGATACAGAAGGGGGCGAATTCTGTGGATGGCGTCAAAGCAACACTTTGGCAGGTTTAATTTTGCCTTAAACTTAATAAGATTCAGTCTTTAAAAGTACGATTTGGTTTTGTATGATTTTGATTGTGTGTACGAATGAATATATAGGTTCCTGAGACCCTTCCCGACAGGGTTttggagaagatgaagagtcATCCCAAAGCCGATGATGTTCCTGTGATCTCGCCTGAACAGCTTTTGGAGGCTGATGGTTTCCTCTTTGGTAGCCCTTCTAGGTTTGGGGTGATGGCTGCTCAGATGAAGGCTTTTTTTGATGCCACACATCCGTTGTGGGCCACTCAAGCTCTCGCCGGAAAGCCCGCCGGAATCTTCTGGAGTACCGGCTTCCATGGCGGCGGCCAAGAACTTACAGCGTCAGTCTTCTTTCTTTGCTTCCTTCCCTTTAATTTTCTGCCCACACAATGCAAATTATTCTATAGACCCGAGTctaaatacacaatttacataccgaaataatttatatactgaagcCATTGTGAACCTTCAGTATGTAAATACAggagtccatggtataattattgCTAACCTAACTAAATAGTGGAAGGTAAATTACTATGACTCAACTGCTCATTAGGCGGAAAAGATTGATTACAAGCTCTTAGCTTCACAAAGTGCTCATCACATTCGTGCAACTCTCACTATTGTCAAAGGACTTCCCGCTCATAATTTACCGCTTAGGAATCAATTGAGCTATTCGTGCCAGTCTTCCTTTAGTTTTTCTAGTGACAAAGAAACTTGCAGTACTTAAAGTCTGCATTAGATAAACCTGTCTTAACTATAGACAGCAAAAGAttacaagaaagtaaatcatCAACTTAGATTATCTATTGTTGATCGgcttattaaataaaaaaatgtcacTCATACTGAGAGTCGAGCTTGTAACatgtgattatcaagtcaacaatcAGATCAATGTGACTGAATTTCTGTCTCACCATCCATTAGTGTATATGCAGGTTAACAGCAATAACACAATTAGCACATCATGGCATGATATTTGTGCCTGTTGGATACACTTTTGGGAGTGGAATGTTTGAGATGAATGAAGTGAGAGGAGGGTCCAGCTATGGGGCTGGAACATATGCAGCAGATGGATCTCGTCAGCCCACACAACTGGAACTGCAACAGGCCTTTCATCAAGGGAAGTACACTGCAGAAATCACCAAGAAGCTCAAGACCAAAACTTGAATCATAGTATGAATATATGCCCAGATCTTGATCACAACTGTATATCAACAAAAGTTTAGTTGCACATGTACATTGTTGTTTTGTTCCCAACATCTAATTTAAAGTATAACTATTATTATAAGCTCTCAATCTTTGTGTTTTCTTGAGAGGCACATGCCATGGCCCATGGCAGAACTGGAACCATAACCTTTGTAAGTATAATTATTCAAGAATCCATCTCAGAGTATTCggttgagcataaatataaatatgcagtccaactatcagcttaggtttttagttgagatggagcacatgcttcaatttggtatcagagccacccAAAAGGTCATGGTTTCgaaggcttttagttgagatgaaacacatgcttcaattttcAGAAGTAAAGATGAATTTATGTACATTTCAGTGCTGACACAACAGAATCCCAAAAGTGAAATGGCCACAAAACCAAGAACATTTCAAGAACCAGCAAATCAATGTTTTGACTAGCTAGTACTACTAACTATATGACTTGAGCAACTGCAAAGATAGGAACACATAGAACAGGGATTCACAGGGCAGGATAGTGAAGCTGTTGTTGAAATTGTTTACAAGGGAATTATGTACAGATAGATATTCAAGCCACTCTCACCGCCCTCACCGAAGGTGAGAACCATAGGGAGTGAAGCGCGGGTCTGGGAGGATAATTGGTAGGTTTTCGATGTACCTATACAGCCTCTTCCAGTCCTCCCTTAGAATTAGAGGTAGCTCGACAGTGTCACTCTTCTCCACGCATACCCAAAGGTCGTCCGAGTTTACTCGTCTGAGATTGCTTCGACAAAAGGGGCACGACTGAGACCGGCTGCGCCTGAAGAAATAAGCAAACCAGTTGAGTGAAAACCGGCATAGCGTATTtgttaaaacacaaaaaatgacACCGAAAAACTTACCATTCCTGGAAGCATCTTAAGCAGAGCGAATGCCTGCAGTCTGGCATAACAACTTTGCTATTAGGTTCCAAGCAGATTCCACATTCCGCTTCCCTTTCCAATTCAATTTCAGAAAGCTTCCCTTTGGTCGAATACCGGAGCGAACATATTTCTTTCTGTTTCATTTCTTCGAAATCAGTAATCCCTCTTTGGATTTGCAGTGACGGGAAAATTATCTCTGTTTTCCACAGGCAGTATCGTTAGAACAACGTAACAATAGAATAACACATCGTTCAATAAAACAACGAAGAGTATCCATTATCCAACTACATTTTCTTGATCCAATCTCACTCACTCACCATAAAATTCTCGAATGCTGGCTCTCCTTTCCTTAATGTACATAGATGTTTTACCATCAGCATACGCCTGCAACACGAAAAAAACGTTCTTATTCTATAATGCCGGCTAGATTTCACTCTGCTAGTGGATCCACAAGAGCAGAACATAAAGAACGACCAAAATCACGAGAGATTCACCATATATACAAGAACTTCAAGCAGCCCTAGCGCGCCAGCAACCTTACAATCAAACCATTGAAGGAGAAAAAGACAGAATTGCGAAGCTGGACTGTAGGCCAGTCTCATTTGAATACACGCTCCATCGAGCTCCCTGCGATGGCCTAACGCTCTGATGCAGAGATGGAAACACAATAAGCCACAAACATAAATGAAGCTATGCCTTATCAAATTTATTACATTAACACAATTCCTCATTCCCTCCCAAGCCTGAATCTTATTTGTATTGATCACCATTGCCAATATCTCCAACTCTATCCTAAGTTATAGAGTCCACAAAAGAGGCTAAAACATGAATGGGCCCAATTCCTCCCACAAATTCAATTATCAAGAACTGAAACTCTCCAGTTCACTGAACCACAGTTCTACAAGACTACAACAGCTTTTTAAGATAAATCTACTTAAAACATATAAACAATTTCTTCAGAAACCTCTTCTTTCAAGCCAATCTCAGCAACCTTATAGTaggcaaaacaaaacaaattaaaaatcacaacTTTTCCACAACTTTGCCCTAACCAACAATCTTTGTAAACACAATTTAACACCAAAACAGAAAATCCATAAATTTATCATTAAAAGCTACAAAATAACTTCCAAAAGCCTCAAATTGACCAACAATAccagagcaaaaaaaaaaaaacagagagacCAGGGGAGCTTACATAGTGTTGGCGAGCTGAATATCAGCTTCCAGAGCTTTGAGTGAATCCTTGAATGATCTACCCATGGCTTTCCTCAATGTTCTCAGCAGAAACAATCAAAATCCAACAACTCTCATACAAGAACTAATAAAGCCCCCCACTTTCCCACAAAAACAATTAAAGATGAAAACCCCAAAAAATATCTCCAACTCTCTGACACTATGATCGCCGATTAACCGCCTTTTTTTTTCCGACTCCCCTCTGTTCTTTGATTTCTACTTCTTCTGGCTACTTCCAGAATTCTCACACTACACTTAATGATCACTTTACAATTGAATTTTCCAAGCTTATTAAatacccaaaaacaaaaaatctaaagctcttttttttttttttttttttaagatagaATTTACTCCGTAGAATTTATTAatgtttatataattgcaacctTATCCATTATCGATGTCTGTAGAAGGGAATGATACCATGCGAATCAGTAACACTACAGAACTCTGTCAGCTGGGAGTTATTGGGGTAATTCCGTCATTTCGAAATTAGTATGTTGACGTGGCAAGGGGACATTGGGGGAGCAGATTTGTGATAGCATAAGGATGGCTACACAGGAAAGAAACTAAAAAACCGGGAAAGCTATGGGATTGCGGTTTTGGAAAATTGGGCGGCCCACAGGAGTGAAGATTAAGGAAAGGAGACAAATCACCcaataaaaatgacaaaaaggTAATGATTGAACTTAGCCATTTTATTATAAGGAAATGATAATAATACTATAGGCAAATGATATATGATAAAtatctatttttattacaatgaagatttattttaatgtactaaaagttcatatttaaataatatatcaagaatgaatttataatacattagtcttcaaaaactaaatatattttatattaaaaataatagatATTTGGTATACTAAAAGCCTAAAAATTAACATGTTGTCTATTTTTCACCTTATAATATGGATTATGATCTACGAAATAATGATTGTATAGTTAATTCtgtaaatatatttatcattttttattataataattgacTAAATATCATTAGTTTAATTAGCAATTCAATACCTTTTTGTCATATTTATTGGGTGATTCAgttcttcttttttattcttcACTACAAGAACATTTACAATagtttaaattttcttttaaacaaaaatttttaGTTGAGGTTAACAAGTCGGGtaagaaaaataacaaaaataaataaataaacatatctaCATAAAAGCTAAAAAGTAATTTTCAATTGGTGACCACTTTAAAGACCCAACGAGTATGTGTCTACTGAGTCTGAGTACTCTAAATGCTctcaaacacataatatataagaAACTTTGTTTGTTTTAGTTGGACAACAAATcctaaataacatatatataaacctcaatattttctttcttccatatcaacaaaaatttctggaaaaaataatcatattgaAGTTGGTTTTATAGGCTGCCCAATTTCCAAAATCgcaattcaataattttttttaaaaaaaaatagtttcttTCCTATATATGCAACTATTCTGATATCATCAGAACTTCACAAGTCTAATCATCCCATAAGTTGTTATGCCATGACCGTGTACACATTGCAAAGTGGAACCaagttcatgttcacaattttagaactctattttcataatatttaaaccttatgttcacaatttttaaaattttatgttcacaattttttaattctatattcataatttttgaactatatattcCCAATtacacaatttcagaactctattttcacaatttcagaactctatgttcacaatttcagaactttatattcacaattttataactctatattcaatagtataacacaatttttgaatttatataacaaaattgtgaatgttgagtaatgtaattttgtatattgagatttaaaattgtgaatataaagttttaaaattgtgaacatagaattcttaaaattgtaaatatagggtttttaaattgtgaacatggacatgagtttaccttgcaaggtggacccggatccatagcataatttgtaaTCATGCCCCCATGTTGCCTTGTCTAGttgttatgctatggacccgggtgcaccttgcaaggtggacccgggtctatgttcacaattttataattctatattcacaatttcataaccccatgttcacaatttcataaccctatgttcacaattttataactccatgttcatagctttataacttcatgttcacaatttcatagctttACGTTCGCaatttcaaaactctatgttcacaattttataactctatattcacaatttcataactctatgtttaatagtatcaaaactctaggttccaaaatataaaacaatttttgaatttatataacaaaattgtgaatatagatttcaaaagttgtgaatattaagtaatgtaattttgtatatggagatctaaaattgtgaatatagagttctaaaattgtgaacatataattttaaatttgtgaacatagacccaaGTAAGGTGAACCCGAgtctatagcataatttgcctgcCTTGTCAACCACTCttcaaaatgacaaaattgttcATATTCTCCAGCCCATGTATGCTCACAACCCAACTTGCCTAACGATATATGGTGCACCACAATTCACTATGAGTATTGTGAATCATAATCCAAATTATGAACAtatgattaataaatatataccttTAGTTAAAAAATATTGAACAAGAAAAATCAACAGATATTGAACAAGAAATCAATTTGATAATTGGTTAGCCTATC contains the following coding sequences:
- the LOC116004633 gene encoding probable NAD(P)H dehydrogenase (quinone) FQR1-like 3; its protein translation is MATTNVYIVFYSLYGHVETMAREIQKGANSVDGVKATLWQVPETLPDRVLEKMKSHPKADDVPVISPEQLLEADGFLFGSPSRFGVMAAQMKAFFDATHPLWATQALAGKPAGIFWSTGFHGGGQELTALTAITQLAHHGMIFVPVGYTFGSGMFEMNEVRGGSSYGAGTYAADGSRQPTQLELQQAFHQGKYTAEITKKLKTKT
- the LOC116004631 gene encoding E3 ubiquitin-protein ligase AIRP2-like produces the protein MGRSFKDSLKALEADIQLANTIALGHRRELDGACIQMRLAYSPASQFCLFLLQWFDCKVAGALGLLEVLVYMAYADGKTSMYIKERRASIREFYEIIFPSLQIQRGITDFEEMKQKEICSLRYSTKGKLSEIELEREAECGICLEPNSKVVMPDCRHSLCLRCFQEWRSRSQSCPFCRSNLRRVNSDDLWVCVEKSDTVELPLILREDWKRLYRYIENLPIILPDPRFTPYGSHLR